Below is a window of Onychostoma macrolepis isolate SWU-2019 chromosome 06, ASM1243209v1, whole genome shotgun sequence DNA.
CGGCTTTCTGGAGGTCAATAAGGTAATATGCAGCCCTGTgaatcagtatttttattagGTTCAAGtatattctattaaaaaaaaaaaaaaaaaaatgtcctatTTCTTTCTTCAGGTGGCAGGAAATTTCCATTTTGCCCCCGGAAAGAGCTTCCAGCAGTCTCATGTACATGGTAAAGACTTGGGTGTAGTTGTTAAGTATGAATCGAACACAAACCAAAGCTCTTAGGTCTGATGCAGAGGCATGTTTATTCGTTTTAGCCCAGTAACCCTTTTAAGGACTAGACCCTTTGTGTTCTCTCAAAAATCTAAATTGAAACAGCTTTTATATTAAGCATATGTGCCAATATGCGTCGGACCTGAAAGATTTATTTGTCTGCATGTAGTTAGATGCTTCATGTAGCCTCTCATTTCTTAGTATGCAAAGACGTACAGTAtatcacagaagtgagtacacccctcacatttttgtaaatattttattatatcttttcatgtgacaacactgaagaaatgacactttgctacaatgtaaagtagtgagtgtacagcttgtataacagtgtaaatttgctgtcccctcaaaataactcaacacacagccattaatgtctagaccgctggccacaaaattgaactcactactttacattgtagcaaagtgtcatttcttcagtgttatCACAcggaaatgtataaaatatttacaaaaatgtgaggggtgtactcacttctgtgagatactgtacatgGTGAGCCATTCAGTGCTGTCTTGAGATCtgcatttgtatttatgtaGAGAAATACACAATGCATGTCTTGCATGTTGCTTTTTTCTGCCTGCTTTCTCAAAACCGTTCATCAGTCCATGCACCTGTGAATCTGTagtttaaatcaatttaaattctgttttataTTGACAAGTTGCCTTGTTTCTGGGCTGATGAACAGTTTCTTATTGCCGTTGTTTATGCAAGTATGCCTTTAAGATCTAATGATTTCCTCTATGCATTCATTACCTTGTGGTGTTAATCATTGATGCTGTAAATCAAAGCtgttttattaatgaaatgttttttgggAAATCTGGGTTTTTAACTTTGGGACAAAAGCTCACAATCTTTCTAAGTAACAAGGTACAGAACTAACACCAGTTATGCTTGGTCATGCATAGGCTATTCTTCCGATGGCTGAAgtgcatatacagtatttattaatacacCTTTACAGACCCTGGGTTCAATGCCAAACAATAGGCCAAtagtcatttcaataggaaaaaaaaagagattataATTTGGCAATTACCATTTTACTCTAGTATTGGAATGAGCTTGAAAGGGCCTGTGGTTGTCACAAATTCCTCTTGAAAACTTTCctttccaaaaacaaaacccATTTAGTGACTATTTTCTCTTCTTTCTGCAGTGCATGCTGTGGAAAGTAAGTtgatcttttatattttaatgaatctttATAGCAAGACAAGTTAGAATTTACCTTGTTACTACATCAGTAATTCTGCTTTTCTCTGCACATAATTTGAGATTTAGACTTAACCAATAGTCAACTTGTGATTTGACGTTGCAGTGGCTTTAAAGCGTCAGTTAATTTGTCACGATTCTCATCAGCAAGTGCATCTGTGACCACTTAACATAATATGCTCTGCCTTTGTTTGAAATTAAAGGCTAATTAAATTCACTTAAGAAAGATGCATTTACAAATTTTGCATCTCtaagaacattaattttgttatttgattCCTTTTATTTTCAGTTCATGATCTGCAGAGCTTTGGACTAGACAATGTGAGTTGCTTCACTTCTTTCCAATAATTGATCTGCCACTGCCCACGATATTAGACCTAACAGAATTTGTTTGGTATAACCGCAGATCAACATGACACATTTCATCAAACATCTTTCATTCGGCAAAGACTATCCAGGAATTATCAACCCTTTAGATGGTACTAATGTAGCAGCACCTCAAGGTAAGTGCATGTCATTTCTTTTTCATGCCTCAAGtaaaaatcagtatttcaaagaATGGCTGAGAACAGATTTTTCCAGAATTAAAGAGCCCTTCTTTATCTTCTCCATGGTCATTTCATTGTCAGCAGAAAGGTTACTGCTAAAGGTCAATCCCACGTAGCTGACTTTAACCTATTCTGCTGGACACCGATGAAAAGGAAGGTTGTCCTCAAATTGTCATAATTAAATCTTAGATTGAACCCAAGATTTAGagaatttttttaatcagtttttattGACACCTGTGTCCTTGAATGTGGGTATGATAACAAAGGGATGAATCTAGAAATGGTTCACAGTCCTATAATTTCAGAAGTGGCATTAGTGTGATCTCAGCAGCGGATACCCATCCCAATGGCCATGAAGGTTCCAAACGTGCCACCGCTTTGCATCATGGTCTTCCCAACTCCACCCATCAACTCTCGACCCCTCATGCCGATCCTGGATAAAACATAACAGTCACTATTAAAACTGATTTTCTGCCAGAGTACCAGTTGCAGTTAATGTtaccaaataataataataatataattataaataatcctAAAAGTGACAGCTTTTGCTAATACCGGAGACAGGAGAATGTTCCAAACATGGCACCTGCAGCCATGCCCACGGCAAAACCCATCATGAAGCCCATCTTGACTCTGTCAAAGCAGCTGGGCTGCGTCTGTCCATACGGTCCTACTGTAACGGGCATCTAGAAAGAGGACAATACTTTCTTAGTTTGCCTTTCGTTATTTAGTAACATGcaataaaaaatgtgtgtatatacataacacatatatatatatatatatataaatacgtgtataaaaaaaaattttcattgtaaactgttttatttatatgcaccaaattagtttaattaaaagttttatacactctctctctctcatatatatatatatatatatatatatatatttttattttattaaaaactttgATGTTTGGCTTGTTGCTTGTAGCTATCCTGTCTAGGTAACGTTAGGTGGCTCACTAGAGTTTTACTCAAACCACACACCTGCGTGTTATATAAATGAAAGGTAATTACATAAGCAATTTAACTGAAATTGGCTTATTTATgaggtttaaataaaaattacggTTCAATTAAAACATATAACACTGAATTTATTGCACGTGAGTCGTTTATTTCGTTAAATGTCATCAAGGTCTCTGGCCTTGAACAAACTCCGCCGAGCACTGTAACGTTCGCAACGACAAATTATTGGATAATATATGAAGAAAGTATGCTTACCTTGTACAAATCGCTATATGAGTGTCTCTATTAGTTAGTTTTCTGAGAAAATTGTCCAATGTTTGCTATAGGACTGTTTCACACGGACGCCATTACTTGAGAGGAAGTGGTTGGTGTTAAAGTACAAGCGGAGAATGTAGGGTTGTGAAGCGCTGCAGCGCCATCTAGCGGTAGAGCCAATCACGTGCTTAGACCGGAGATCCGCGTGCCCCTAGCGGTGAATAATGAAACTGCAGGCGGTTTGTGATgattgttcttttaaatatattaacatcaAACAGCCACTTCTATAATATCTtatacaaaaaggaatttttagattcataatataaattttataaaaaaaataaaaataaacacatggctTAGATGtgtcaaaaaaaacattgttcttACTGACACAAAACATTGAGATCCTGAATGTTAGATTGACCTTTGCACTCTTTGCTCTTTACAGCATCAATGATGTACCAGTATTTTGTGAAAATTGTCCCAACGATATATGTAAAAGGAGATGGAGAGGTAAGAGAGCTGAGCTAAAAAAAatgagtaaaactgtggttactTGGTATTAGCACTTGTAGTATCTACTAGTACCTTAGTGACAATAACTGAACTAGTAACAACTGTATAGCTGCAAATTATGGTTGTCATGGTAATCTTTTATAAGTATTTTGATTAA
It encodes the following:
- the romo1 gene encoding reactive oxygen species modulator 1, with product MPVTVGPYGQTQPSCFDRVKMGFMMGFAVGMAAGAMFGTFSCLRIGMRGRELMGGVGKTMMQSGGTFGTFMAIGMGIRC